One genomic region from Candidatus Babeliales bacterium encodes:
- the ybeY gene encoding rRNA maturation RNase YbeY, translating into MVNINNEECITDLSINQFEQDAQKVLTLMGYGDFDLGILLTDNQAIQCFNRDFRSKDEPTDILSFPFHPDLQPGESIIIETEDDKNVGDLIISLEYIKGLCEQENKTINEHLRTLLCHGICHLLGYDHYTESSDKIMQEKENWLTAKLIEK; encoded by the coding sequence ATGGTTAATATAAATAATGAAGAATGCATTACAGATCTTAGCATAAATCAATTTGAGCAAGATGCTCAAAAAGTATTAACTCTGATGGGATATGGAGATTTTGATTTAGGTATTTTATTAACAGATAATCAAGCTATTCAATGTTTTAATCGTGATTTTCGCAGTAAAGATGAGCCAACGGATATTTTATCTTTTCCTTTTCACCCCGACCTACAACCCGGAGAAAGTATTATAATTGAAACCGAAGATGATAAGAATGTAGGCGACTTGATTATTTCACTTGAATATATTAAAGGATTGTGTGAACAAGAGAACAAAACAATAAATGAACATCTACGCACATTATTGTGCCACGGCATCTGCCATCTTCTTGGATATGATCACTACACAGAAAGTAGCGATAAAATTATGCAAGAAAAAGAAAACTGGCTTACTGCAAAATTAATAGAAAAATGA